A genomic region of Nitrospirota bacterium contains the following coding sequences:
- a CDS encoding LysR substrate-binding domain-containing protein encodes MAMNLESHPYTLRQLQYAVAVADTLSFRKAAELCHVSQPSLSAQLAQLESALGVRLFERNRKRVLPTEAGRELVRRARQILIESDDLVVAAKQLGDPLTGTLRMGVIPTISPYLLPRITPVLRERYPKLTINWVEDKTDVLLRSLDSGKLDAVLLALEADIGDVEREIVARDPFVLATPPGHPLGATASPAEPGDLQGTSVLLLDDGHCFRDQALAVCSSAKARELEFRATSLSTLAQMVAGGGGVTLLPALAVPTEAGRAGLTVRPFAEPAPSRTIALAWRRTSPLGEALKRLAATIREAYPTIEKHAARQPAHRKPAGGRWKRS; translated from the coding sequence ATGGCTATGAACTTGGAGTCCCATCCCTATACCTTGCGGCAACTCCAATACGCGGTGGCCGTGGCGGATACGCTGAGTTTCCGCAAAGCCGCGGAGCTCTGTCATGTTTCTCAGCCGTCGCTGAGCGCGCAACTCGCTCAACTCGAATCCGCCCTGGGCGTTCGCCTGTTCGAGCGCAATCGCAAACGCGTGTTGCCAACTGAAGCGGGGAGAGAACTGGTCAGGCGCGCCCGGCAGATCCTGATTGAATCGGACGACCTCGTCGTGGCGGCCAAGCAACTGGGCGATCCCCTGACCGGCACCCTGCGCATGGGCGTGATCCCGACCATCTCGCCGTACCTGCTGCCGCGCATCACACCCGTGCTGCGGGAGCGTTATCCGAAGCTGACGATCAACTGGGTGGAAGACAAGACCGATGTGCTGTTACGCAGTCTGGATTCGGGGAAACTGGATGCGGTGCTCCTCGCGCTGGAAGCCGACATTGGCGATGTGGAGCGGGAAATCGTGGCCCGCGATCCCTTTGTGCTGGCCACGCCTCCCGGTCACCCACTCGGCGCCACGGCTTCACCGGCCGAACCAGGAGACCTGCAAGGGACGAGTGTCCTGCTTCTGGACGATGGGCATTGCTTTCGCGATCAGGCGCTTGCGGTCTGTTCGAGCGCCAAAGCCCGCGAACTCGAATTCCGCGCAACCAGCCTGTCCACGCTGGCCCAAATGGTGGCGGGTGGTGGGGGCGTGACGCTCTTGCCCGCTCTCGCGGTGCCGACGGAGGCCGGACGAGCCGGGCTGACCGTGCGCCCGTTCGCCGAGCCCGCGCCGAGTCGAACCATTGCGCTGGCGTGGAGACGGACTTCTCCCCTCGGGGAGGCGCTCAAACGGCTTGCCGCAACGATTCGGGAGGCGTACCCGACCATTGAGAAACACGCGGCGAGGCAGCCGGCTCATCGTAAGCCGGCAGGGGGCCGCTGGAAACGTAGCTGA